Proteins found in one Gemmatimonas sp. genomic segment:
- a CDS encoding D-aminoacylase, with protein MSARLLLALALTLVRAPLPAQATPERFDLLIAGGSVLDGTGRAAQRLDVGIRGDRIVAMAPTLSRANAARVINAAGRTVSPGFIDLHAHLEPLLQYPLMESALRQGVTLALGGPDGGSPLPLAPYLDSVRTATIGINVAYLVGHNDVRRTVLGMQARAPDAAELSRMKQLVATAMGQGAFGLSTGLLYLPGTYSNIEEVIALARAASDSGGIYTSHLRKEGIGLLDGVGEALEIGRRAHIPVVLTHHKAVGQQMWGKSTITLAMVDSARKAGTDVMVDQYPYTATHTGIGVLVPSWAMAGGDAEFRKRLAVPAIKDSITRGIIDNILNDRGGGDLARVQFSRVAWDKSLEGKTLKDWAARRKLAPTPENGAALVLEAMLNGGGNAIYHVLDEQDVRRIMVAPFTMIASDGRISSPGDGHPHPRAYGTFPRVLGEYVRVQKLLPLTTAIHKMTQMPAVRLGLTDRGVLKVGNVADVVVFDAATVKDMSTFAAPHQYPVGIETVVVNGAVAVSGGKATGVRAGRVVTRPGK; from the coding sequence ATGAGTGCACGACTGCTGCTTGCGCTGGCGTTGACCCTGGTGCGTGCGCCGTTGCCGGCGCAGGCAACACCTGAACGATTCGACCTACTGATTGCCGGCGGCTCGGTACTCGACGGCACTGGCCGCGCCGCGCAGCGACTCGATGTGGGGATCCGCGGAGATCGCATCGTCGCGATGGCCCCCACGCTCTCGCGGGCGAACGCCGCGCGGGTGATCAACGCCGCCGGCCGCACGGTGTCGCCGGGGTTCATCGACTTACATGCGCACCTCGAGCCGCTGCTGCAGTACCCGCTCATGGAGAGCGCGCTGCGACAGGGCGTCACGTTAGCGCTGGGTGGACCCGATGGCGGCTCACCGTTGCCCTTGGCGCCGTATCTCGATTCGGTGCGCACGGCCACCATCGGCATCAATGTGGCGTATCTCGTGGGGCACAACGATGTGCGTCGCACCGTGCTGGGCATGCAGGCGCGGGCACCCGATGCGGCCGAGTTGTCGCGCATGAAGCAGTTGGTGGCGACGGCGATGGGGCAGGGCGCCTTCGGGCTGAGCACCGGCTTGTTGTACCTGCCCGGCACGTACTCGAACATTGAAGAAGTGATCGCGCTGGCGCGGGCGGCCAGCGACAGCGGCGGCATCTACACGTCGCACCTGCGCAAGGAAGGCATCGGGCTTCTGGACGGTGTGGGCGAAGCGCTCGAGATCGGGCGACGCGCGCACATCCCGGTGGTGCTCACGCACCACAAGGCGGTGGGCCAGCAGATGTGGGGCAAGAGCACGATCACGCTGGCCATGGTGGACAGCGCGCGAAAGGCCGGCACCGATGTGATGGTGGATCAGTATCCGTACACCGCCACGCACACGGGCATCGGCGTGCTGGTGCCGAGTTGGGCGATGGCCGGTGGTGATGCGGAATTTCGCAAGCGCCTCGCGGTACCGGCGATCAAGGACAGCATAACGCGCGGCATCATCGACAACATTCTGAACGATCGCGGCGGCGGCGATTTGGCGCGCGTGCAATTCTCACGCGTGGCGTGGGACAAGAGTCTCGAAGGGAAGACGCTGAAGGATTGGGCCGCGCGTCGTAAGCTTGCGCCAACGCCAGAGAACGGGGCCGCGCTGGTGCTGGAAGCGATGCTGAACGGCGGCGGCAACGCGATCTATCATGTGCTCGACGAGCAGGACGTGCGCCGCATCATGGTCGCGCCGTTCACGATGATCGCCAGCGATGGCCGCATCTCGAGCCCCGGCGATGGCCATCCGCATCCGCGCGCCTACGGCACGTTCCCGCGCGTGCTCGGCGAGTATGTGCGCGTTCAGAAACTGCTGCCGCTCACCACGGCGATCCACAAGATGACGCAGATGCCGGCCGTGCGACTTGGCCTGACCGATCGCGGTGTGCTGAAGGTGGGGAACGTGGCCGATGTGGTCGTGTTCGACGCGGCCACGGTCAAGGACATGAGCACGTTCGCGGCGCCGCACCAGTATCCCGTGGGAATCGAGACGGTGGTGGTGAATGGGGCGGTGGCGGTGAGTGGTGGAAAGGCGACGGGCGTAAGGGCGGGACGGGTGGTGACCCGGCCTGGGAAGTGA
- a CDS encoding FKBP-type peptidyl-prolyl cis-trans isomerase, translating to MLRSLSSTTRRAASLVRQALLLPVFGAAALLSACGTDSTAPNIPSNPAVETYAASLGVNIAAMTRKTDNLYVQDLVVGTGAEAIAGRVIRVTYTGWLVNGSRFDTNVGGTAFSFTLGAGQVIPGWDQGVVGMKVGGKRKLVIGSELGYRNQGQAPIPANATLVFDVELLGVQ from the coding sequence ATGCTTCGTTCTCTGTCCTCTACGACCCGCCGCGCGGCGTCGCTGGTCCGTCAAGCTCTGCTGCTGCCCGTGTTCGGCGCCGCGGCGCTCCTGAGTGCCTGCGGAACCGACAGCACGGCGCCGAATATCCCGTCCAATCCCGCCGTGGAAACGTACGCAGCGTCCTTGGGCGTGAACATTGCCGCCATGACCCGCAAGACCGACAACCTGTACGTGCAGGACTTGGTGGTCGGCACGGGCGCGGAGGCGATCGCCGGTCGCGTGATTCGCGTGACGTACACGGGCTGGCTCGTGAACGGCAGCCGCTTCGATACGAACGTGGGCGGCACCGCCTTCAGCTTCACTCTGGGCGCCGGACAGGTCATCCCGGGCTGGGATCAAGGCGTGGTCGGCATGAAGGTGGGCGGCAAGCGCAAGCTCGTGATCGGCTCAGAGCTTGGTTACCGCAACCAGGGACAGGCCCCCATTCCTGCCAACGCCACGCTCGTGTTCGACGTGGAACTCCTCGGCGTGCAGTAA
- a CDS encoding vitamin K epoxide reductase family protein — protein sequence MTQRMGIALGSLISGLVALYLHLWKLGLTGALGCSSAGGCEYVQGSRYGWFLGVDVALIGAVGYAMLFVAATVGTMSTYEDETWPNTLMQLMIWPAVLFTLRLKYGEFIVLKGFCSWCVVSAVTITLCAILVTLDRKRLTKLAKQA from the coding sequence GTGACACAGCGCATGGGCATCGCGTTGGGCAGCCTCATTTCTGGGCTGGTCGCGCTCTATCTGCATCTTTGGAAGCTCGGACTCACCGGCGCGCTCGGCTGCAGCAGCGCCGGGGGCTGCGAGTACGTGCAGGGCAGTCGCTATGGGTGGTTTCTGGGCGTCGACGTGGCGCTAATCGGTGCCGTGGGCTACGCGATGCTGTTCGTGGCTGCGACCGTCGGCACGATGTCCACGTATGAAGACGAGACGTGGCCCAATACGCTCATGCAGCTGATGATCTGGCCGGCGGTGTTGTTCACGCTGCGGCTCAAGTACGGCGAGTTCATCGTACTGAAAGGCTTCTGCTCGTGGTGCGTGGTTTCTGCCGTCACGATCACGCTGTGCGCGATTCTGGTCACGCTCGACCGGAAGCGGCTGACCAAGCTGGCCAAGCAGGCCTAA
- a CDS encoding transposase has product MDRRCGTANVFGVVEPKAGRHFTCATPNRTAAAFARMVRRVIEAYPKAWTIHLAFDNLNTHREKALLDHFGPVDGAPLWARSTVHDTSRHGSLLNRAEIALNLASRQCLGTQRIDQLRALQRQTRAWTARANRRRTTRTWCFTRKDARRKLGSQKPLSKRSQNSRRMEICSSPQRARSVVFESVGHKDHV; this is encoded by the coding sequence ATAGACCGCCGCTGCGGCACCGCCAACGTCTTCGGCGTCGTCGAACCCAAAGCCGGCCGTCACTTCACGTGTGCCACGCCGAATCGGACGGCCGCCGCCTTCGCGCGCATGGTGCGCCGCGTGATCGAGGCCTACCCGAAGGCGTGGACCATTCATCTGGCGTTCGACAATCTCAACACCCACCGCGAGAAGGCGCTGCTCGATCACTTCGGCCCGGTAGATGGCGCACCACTCTGGGCACGGTCGACGGTGCACGACACGTCCAGGCACGGCAGCTTGCTGAACCGAGCCGAGATCGCACTCAATCTCGCGTCCCGGCAGTGCCTCGGCACCCAGCGCATCGATCAGCTCCGGGCGCTCCAACGGCAGACCCGCGCGTGGACCGCTCGGGCGAACCGGCGTCGCACGACGCGTACCTGGTGCTTCACCCGCAAAGACGCCCGCCGAAAGTTGGGTTCTCAAAAGCCACTTTCTAAGCGGTCACAGAACTCGCGCCGCATGGAAATCTGCTCATCGCCGCAACGAGCCCGAAGCGTCGTCTTCGAGTCCGTCGGCCACAAGGATCACGTGTAG
- a CDS encoding MFS transporter: protein MTTPLRSESTDSPSARSRLVTPAQAWYAVAILTIANVSGFVDRQILNLLVRPIKRDLHVTDTEVSLLMGLSFVVFYSLLGLPIGRWIDRGHRPRIVALGAAVWSIMTMLTGTARSYAHLFIARIGVGAGEATLGPAAVSIIAEQFPRKTLGVAMSTYMMGTFLGSGVAYALSAFVVGRVDKPGLVHLPIVGDVFPWQLVFFYVGLPGLLVALLALTIREPRASGTRVLRDEVSARVPFADVWRYMRANARTIGALSFGFACSASVNYGVGAWLASFLIRTHEFTEVRAGLLIGVLTATLGPLGVVLGGRLTDALSKRGYIDAPLRVGMLGGLGMLIFAGLYPLVPSAIFAAALLVPVNIFAAMPWGAANAAIAEAMPPRMRGQGSAVYQLVVNLMAGVLGPTAVALLTDKVFRDPLALRYSLSLSAVVGMTLAIALLAWGRPAFRVTVQRLRDTGTDEADNAA, encoded by the coding sequence GTGACGACGCCACTTCGCTCCGAATCGACGGATAGCCCATCGGCCCGCTCGCGTCTCGTGACGCCGGCGCAGGCCTGGTACGCCGTCGCGATCCTCACGATCGCCAATGTCTCGGGCTTCGTGGATCGACAGATCTTGAATCTGCTGGTCAGGCCGATCAAGCGCGATCTGCATGTCACCGACACCGAGGTGAGTCTTCTGATGGGACTCAGCTTCGTGGTGTTCTACTCGCTGCTGGGCCTCCCCATCGGCCGATGGATAGACCGCGGGCATCGCCCCCGCATCGTCGCGTTGGGTGCCGCCGTGTGGAGCATTATGACGATGCTCACCGGCACCGCCCGCAGCTACGCACACCTCTTCATCGCCCGCATCGGTGTTGGCGCCGGCGAGGCCACATTGGGCCCCGCGGCAGTGTCTATCATTGCCGAGCAGTTTCCGCGCAAGACGCTTGGCGTGGCGATGAGCACCTACATGATGGGCACGTTCCTCGGCTCGGGCGTCGCGTATGCGCTGAGCGCGTTCGTGGTAGGACGCGTGGACAAGCCAGGGCTCGTGCATCTGCCGATCGTCGGCGATGTGTTTCCGTGGCAGCTGGTGTTCTTCTACGTCGGACTTCCTGGCCTGCTCGTGGCGTTGCTGGCGCTCACCATTAGGGAGCCCCGCGCGTCAGGAACACGAGTGCTTCGCGACGAGGTGTCTGCGAGGGTGCCGTTTGCCGACGTTTGGCGCTACATGCGGGCGAACGCTCGCACGATCGGGGCGTTGTCGTTTGGGTTTGCATGCTCGGCCTCGGTGAATTACGGCGTTGGAGCGTGGCTGGCCAGCTTCCTGATTCGGACCCATGAGTTCACTGAGGTCCGGGCGGGTCTACTTATTGGTGTGCTGACCGCCACCCTCGGTCCGCTCGGTGTCGTGCTGGGCGGACGGCTTACCGACGCGTTGTCGAAGCGCGGTTACATCGACGCACCACTGCGCGTGGGCATGCTCGGCGGGCTGGGCATGCTGATCTTCGCCGGGCTCTATCCGTTGGTGCCATCGGCGATCTTTGCGGCGGCGCTGCTGGTCCCGGTCAACATCTTCGCCGCCATGCCGTGGGGCGCCGCCAACGCGGCGATCGCCGAAGCGATGCCGCCGCGCATGCGAGGGCAGGGAAGTGCCGTCTATCAGCTGGTCGTGAACCTCATGGCAGGTGTCCTCGGTCCGACCGCCGTCGCGCTGCTCACCGACAAGGTGTTTCGTGATCCGCTGGCGCTGCGGTACTCGCTCTCGCTTTCGGCCGTCGTCGGGATGACCCTCGCCATCGCTCTGCTGGCCTGGGGCCGTCCGGCGTTCCGAGTCACGGTGCAACGGCTTCGCGACACGGGTACCGACGAAGCGGACAACGCGGCCTAA
- a CDS encoding ubiquinone/menaquinone biosynthesis methyltransferase, with amino-acid sequence MTPPAGSPERKLGSLDVDAYLADPSRKQAFVTPMFDIIAPRYDAFTKLFSLGMDAGWKRRAIAAAIAVAPGARRVLDLASGTGDVAAQLARALPQATVEALDASPRMIDAARARLNSVDADVAGRVTPMVGDMMALPQERASIDVVSASYGVRNVPDPAQCVREMARVLRPGGALVTLDFYRPGFAPWRALFLRYLGVAGNVVGWLWHRDPIVYGYIARSIRDFMTADEFSALLRREGFEVVSVRWYLFGGIAQHVARRVG; translated from the coding sequence ATGACGCCGCCCGCCGGTTCTCCCGAACGCAAGCTCGGCTCCCTTGATGTGGACGCGTATCTCGCCGATCCGTCGCGCAAGCAGGCGTTCGTGACGCCGATGTTCGACATCATCGCGCCGCGCTACGACGCGTTCACGAAGCTGTTCTCGCTGGGGATGGACGCGGGCTGGAAACGACGCGCGATCGCCGCCGCCATCGCGGTGGCACCCGGCGCTCGCCGCGTCCTCGACCTGGCCAGCGGCACCGGTGACGTGGCCGCACAGCTGGCACGCGCGCTGCCGCAGGCGACGGTGGAAGCGCTCGATGCCTCACCGCGCATGATCGATGCGGCACGTGCGCGACTGAATTCGGTCGACGCGGATGTCGCCGGTCGTGTGACGCCAATGGTGGGCGACATGATGGCCCTCCCGCAGGAACGCGCGAGCATCGATGTGGTGAGCGCCAGCTACGGTGTGCGCAACGTGCCCGACCCCGCGCAGTGCGTGCGCGAGATGGCGCGCGTCCTTCGGCCGGGTGGCGCGCTGGTCACGCTCGACTTCTACCGCCCCGGCTTCGCCCCGTGGCGCGCACTCTTCCTCCGGTATCTCGGCGTGGCCGGCAACGTGGTGGGCTGGCTCTGGCACCGCGACCCGATCGTCTACGGCTACATCGCCCGCAGCATCCGCGATTTCATGACGGCCGATGAATTCTCGGCGCTGCTGCGTCGCGAGGGGTTCGAGGTGGTGAGTGTGCGGTGGTATCTGTTCGGCGGGATTGCGCAGCATGTAGCGCGGCGGGTTGGGTAG
- a CDS encoding 4'-phosphopantetheinyl transferase superfamily protein: MSDAITRPSPLAWPAAQFVPAPSDAPSAFTLARVDVPTPLDPDTGMWLPAMIASNQLHPDEAALVVDMPETRRSTFVAGRLAMRAALAVHAPHDAYSPILRTDRGAPVLPHAVAGSVSHKHDAALALMLPRHGLAPGTSMHVGVDLEHRPTARDVARPSIARRILTVPELDALSAFDADPLAQRERVILSFALKEAVYKAIDPTVRRYVRFTEVALQFTGNGLVSVSLLLPELSRSDMTVRAQYSLDDRWIVATAVAETTSGSI; this comes from the coding sequence ATGTCCGACGCGATCACTCGTCCCTCACCACTAGCATGGCCGGCCGCGCAGTTCGTGCCCGCCCCGAGTGACGCACCGTCAGCGTTCACGCTGGCGCGGGTCGACGTGCCGACGCCGCTGGACCCCGATACCGGCATGTGGCTCCCGGCCATGATCGCGTCCAACCAGCTGCATCCCGACGAAGCCGCGCTCGTGGTGGACATGCCGGAAACCCGTCGTTCCACCTTCGTGGCCGGCCGCCTCGCGATGCGGGCCGCCCTCGCCGTGCACGCACCACACGATGCGTACAGCCCGATCCTCCGCACCGACCGCGGCGCACCAGTGTTGCCGCACGCGGTCGCCGGGTCGGTCAGTCACAAACACGATGCCGCGCTCGCGCTCATGTTGCCGCGTCACGGCCTGGCGCCGGGGACATCGATGCACGTGGGCGTCGACCTCGAGCATCGCCCCACTGCACGCGACGTGGCACGACCCTCCATCGCGCGCCGCATTCTCACTGTACCGGAACTCGACGCGCTCTCGGCCTTCGACGCCGACCCACTCGCGCAACGTGAACGTGTGATTCTCTCGTTCGCGCTCAAGGAAGCCGTGTACAAGGCGATCGACCCGACGGTGCGGCGCTATGTGCGCTTTACAGAGGTCGCGCTGCAGTTCACGGGCAACGGATTGGTATCGGTCTCACTGCTGCTGCCTGAGCTTTCTCGCAGCGACATGACGGTACGCGCGCAGTACTCGCTTGATGACCGTTGGATTGTGGCGACGGCGGTTGCTGAGACTACATCTGGCTCAATCTAA
- a CDS encoding glutaminyl-peptide cyclotransferase produces MTRCALLRLLVVCVLVSACRDRPDTQTPGDTPVLPSGMMTATVTNADGVAPAVPFSPSTPLARPTVVERYAHDSTAYTQGLLLVGGRVFEGTGLEGQSDVREVSLRTGRVIRRTPTPNGAFGEGIAELNGRLYQLTWRRGAGTVYSKDSLRIIDSVRYDGEGWGLTADGTQLYLSDGTPRIRIVEPKAFTVVRTIDVTEDGRPVRWLNELEWVRGELWANVYQTPFIARIDPLNGNVKGWIDVAALLTPEERLFVGARGGTANGIAYDATTDRVLLTGKLWPWLFEVTVPK; encoded by the coding sequence ATGACGCGCTGCGCGCTGCTACGACTGCTGGTCGTGTGCGTGCTCGTGAGTGCCTGTCGCGATCGCCCTGACACGCAGACGCCAGGTGATACGCCCGTACTGCCGTCGGGGATGATGACGGCGACCGTCACCAATGCTGACGGCGTGGCGCCGGCTGTTCCGTTCTCCCCCAGTACACCGCTCGCGCGCCCCACCGTCGTTGAGCGATACGCGCATGATTCAACAGCGTACACGCAAGGGTTGCTACTCGTCGGTGGTCGCGTGTTCGAGGGGACGGGGCTGGAAGGGCAGTCCGACGTGCGCGAAGTCTCGTTGCGCACGGGCCGGGTCATCCGCCGCACACCGACACCGAATGGCGCATTCGGTGAAGGGATCGCCGAACTCAACGGCCGCCTGTATCAACTCACGTGGCGACGCGGCGCGGGCACGGTGTATTCGAAAGACTCGCTGCGTATCATCGACAGCGTTCGCTACGACGGCGAGGGCTGGGGACTCACCGCCGACGGCACACAGCTCTATCTCAGCGATGGTACGCCGCGTATTCGCATTGTCGAGCCGAAGGCGTTCACAGTTGTGCGCACGATCGACGTGACGGAGGATGGTCGGCCGGTTCGTTGGCTGAACGAGTTGGAGTGGGTGCGTGGCGAGCTGTGGGCGAATGTGTACCAGACGCCGTTCATCGCGCGCATCGATCCGCTGAACGGAAACGTGAAGGGTTGGATTGACGTGGCTGCGCTGCTCACACCGGAAGAACGCCTATTCGTCGGGGCGCGCGGAGGGACAGCCAACGGGATCGCGTACGATGCGACGACAGATCGGGTGCTGCTGACGGGGAAGTTGTGGCCGTGGCTGTTCGAGGTTACGGTGCCGAAATAG
- a CDS encoding threonine/serine exporter family protein, translated as MARSNLPDALSMAENPLDVPMGSTGGHSAVSRRFLLQLARALHKHGTPAHRLETALAITARRLGLEAEFFSTPTSIMVGIGNLDDQRVSLLRVEPGEPNLGHLSTLGDITRGVIEGTVSPADGLQQVEALEQQPPPYPQWLVLFAFICSSAAVSCFLKVRVGDVLIASLLGLLTGTLALLAGRRESTRHVTEPLVAFVVTTVAFTMDGIMGTRSGFATSLAGLVILLPGLTFTVALTELSTRHLSSGTARLSGAVVVFLGLGFGLALGAQTGGALGPILHEAMPQLQGALSRATLPGWTEWVALMVAPISFAVLLSAQRRDIGNIMVACAAAYLVSKFAGASVGEQLGAFLGAFVVSAGSNLFARIKRRTAMVTQVPGLLILVPGSIGLRSMQSLIGQDVETGIATGFRVAIIGISLAAGLLAGNVVTSAVNRIRR; from the coding sequence ATGGCTCGCTCCAACTTGCCCGACGCCCTCAGCATGGCCGAGAACCCGCTGGATGTGCCCATGGGGTCGACCGGCGGACATTCGGCGGTATCCCGTCGCTTTCTCCTGCAGCTGGCAAGGGCGCTCCACAAGCACGGCACGCCGGCCCATCGGCTGGAGACGGCGCTGGCCATTACGGCCCGGCGGCTCGGTCTCGAGGCTGAGTTCTTCTCGACCCCCACCAGCATCATGGTGGGCATCGGCAATCTCGACGACCAGCGCGTGTCGCTGCTGCGCGTGGAGCCCGGGGAACCCAACCTGGGACACCTCTCCACCCTGGGCGATATCACCCGCGGCGTGATCGAGGGGACGGTCTCCCCGGCCGACGGGCTGCAGCAAGTCGAGGCGCTGGAACAGCAGCCGCCACCCTATCCGCAGTGGCTGGTCCTGTTCGCGTTCATCTGCTCGTCGGCCGCCGTGTCGTGTTTCCTGAAAGTGCGCGTGGGCGACGTGCTCATTGCGTCGCTCCTTGGCTTGCTCACCGGCACGCTCGCTCTGTTGGCGGGCCGCCGCGAAAGCACGCGTCATGTAACCGAGCCCTTGGTCGCGTTCGTGGTCACGACCGTCGCGTTCACGATGGACGGGATCATGGGCACACGCAGCGGATTCGCGACATCTCTGGCCGGCCTCGTGATCCTGCTGCCCGGACTTACCTTCACGGTGGCGCTGACGGAACTCTCCACCCGTCATCTCTCCTCGGGAACAGCACGACTGAGCGGCGCGGTCGTAGTGTTCCTCGGACTGGGCTTCGGTCTCGCCCTCGGCGCACAAACCGGCGGCGCCCTCGGGCCCATCTTGCACGAGGCCATGCCGCAGCTGCAAGGCGCGTTGTCACGTGCCACGCTTCCCGGCTGGACCGAATGGGTCGCGCTGATGGTGGCGCCAATCTCGTTCGCCGTCTTGCTCAGCGCTCAGCGCCGTGACATCGGCAACATCATGGTGGCCTGCGCGGCCGCCTATCTCGTGTCGAAATTCGCCGGCGCGTCGGTGGGCGAGCAGCTTGGTGCGTTCCTTGGCGCGTTCGTGGTCAGTGCCGGCAGCAATCTGTTCGCGCGCATCAAACGCCGCACCGCGATGGTGACGCAGGTGCCCGGCCTGCTCATTCTGGTGCCGGGAAGCATCGGACTGCGCAGCATGCAGTCGCTAATTGGTCAGGACGTCGAAACCGGTATCGCCACCGGATTCCGCGTGGCGATTATCGGCATCTCGCTGGCCGCCGGTTTGTTGGCGGGCAACGTAGTGACCAGCGCGGTGAACCGGATTCGACGTTAG
- a CDS encoding YifB family Mg chelatase-like AAA ATPase — MLPPWPHPCGGFIPTITLVGLAATAVKESRDRVHAALANSGFTIPPRRITVNLQPGDLPKTGTAFDLPIALALLAASGQLPADSLQHTCAVGELGLDGQLRSVRGVLAVARHVAATSDALLIVPPDNLAEALRVPSARAMAPRTLEELVHALRDGTARSDTRPRRTDAPPDDTPDLGDVVGQSLAVRAIEIAAAGSHNLLLVGPPGAGKTMLARRLPGILPPLDEQEALEVLAIHSVAGLLGPEQVPTSATPARPFRAPHHSISTAGLVGGGGWPRPGEVSLAHRGVLFLDELSLFPRHTLESLRQPLEDGVVVVARAARAVRFPSRFALIAASNPCPCGYAGCDDRHCRCSVADLERHRARLSGPLADRIDLHVHVQRVPPSDLASHTPQERSAEVRARVIAARERQRARYAHTAGTQPLAALTNATAPVRLIAPAARLEPDARALLVRAADKLTLSARAYHRVLRVARTIADLDDLEVVNRMHVGEALRYRPVVDETSIAELPTA; from the coding sequence CTGCTGCCGCCTTGGCCTCATCCCTGCGGGGGTTTCATCCCCACTATCACGCTCGTCGGTCTCGCCGCGACGGCAGTGAAGGAAAGCCGCGACCGCGTGCACGCGGCGCTGGCGAATTCAGGATTCACGATTCCACCACGACGGATCACGGTGAATCTCCAGCCTGGAGACTTGCCAAAAACAGGTACCGCCTTCGATCTCCCCATCGCGCTCGCCTTACTTGCCGCGAGCGGACAACTGCCGGCCGACTCGCTGCAGCACACCTGCGCGGTGGGAGAACTGGGCCTCGATGGACAACTCCGGAGCGTACGCGGGGTGCTCGCTGTGGCGCGGCATGTGGCTGCGACCAGCGACGCCCTGCTGATCGTCCCGCCCGACAATCTGGCTGAGGCGCTGCGCGTGCCGAGTGCGCGAGCGATGGCGCCACGTACGCTCGAAGAACTGGTGCACGCGCTGCGTGATGGCACGGCCCGCAGTGATACGCGACCACGACGCACCGACGCGCCACCCGATGACACACCGGACCTCGGCGACGTGGTCGGTCAGTCACTCGCGGTACGCGCCATCGAAATCGCGGCGGCCGGTTCGCACAATCTGCTGCTGGTGGGGCCACCGGGCGCCGGCAAGACCATGCTTGCCCGTCGCCTCCCGGGCATTCTGCCGCCACTCGATGAACAGGAAGCACTCGAAGTGCTCGCCATTCACTCCGTGGCCGGATTGCTGGGCCCCGAGCAGGTTCCCACCAGCGCCACGCCGGCACGCCCGTTCCGCGCCCCGCATCACTCCATCTCCACCGCCGGACTCGTTGGTGGCGGCGGATGGCCACGCCCCGGTGAAGTGAGTCTCGCCCATCGCGGCGTATTGTTTCTCGACGAGCTGTCGCTGTTCCCGCGACATACACTGGAGTCACTGCGGCAACCGCTGGAGGATGGCGTCGTGGTCGTCGCCCGCGCGGCGCGGGCCGTACGATTCCCCTCACGCTTCGCGCTGATCGCCGCGAGCAATCCGTGCCCATGCGGCTACGCCGGCTGCGATGATCGCCACTGCCGATGTTCGGTGGCCGATCTGGAACGCCATCGCGCCAGACTGTCGGGCCCACTGGCCGATCGCATTGACTTGCACGTGCACGTCCAACGCGTGCCGCCCAGCGACCTCGCCTCGCACACGCCGCAGGAACGATCGGCCGAGGTGCGGGCCCGCGTGATCGCGGCGCGCGAACGACAGCGTGCGCGATATGCCCATACCGCGGGCACGCAACCGTTGGCCGCGCTCACCAACGCCACGGCACCCGTGCGACTCATCGCGCCCGCCGCCCGACTCGAGCCCGACGCCCGCGCATTGCTCGTGCGCGCTGCTGACAAACTCACCCTCAGTGCCCGCGCGTATCATCGCGTGCTACGCGTGGCGCGCACGATTGCCGATCTCGATGACCTCGAGGTGGTGAACCGTATGCACGTGGGGGAGGCGCTGCGGTATAGGCCGGTGGTTGATGAAACGAGCATCGCAGAACTGCCAACAGCTTAG